The following are encoded in a window of Primulina eburnea isolate SZY01 chromosome 4, ASM2296580v1, whole genome shotgun sequence genomic DNA:
- the LOC140829453 gene encoding elongation factor 1-alpha, with amino-acid sequence MGKEKVHINIVVIGHVDSGKSTTTGHLIYKLGGIDKRVIERFEKEAAEMNKRSFKYAWVLDKLKAERERGITIDIALWKFETTKYYCTVIDAPGHRDFIKNMITGTSQADCAVLIIDSTTGGFEAGISKDGQTREHALLAFTLGVKQMICCCNKMDATTPKYSKARYDEIVKEVSSYLKKVGYNPDKIPFVPISGFEGDNMIERSANLDWYKGPTLLEALDLIQEPKRPSDKPLRLPLQDVYKIGGIGTVPVGRVETGVIKPGMVVTFGPTGLTTEVKSVEMHHEALPEALPGDNVGFNVKNVAVKDLKRGFVASNSKDDPAKEAANFTSQVIIMNHPGQIGNGYAPVLDCHTSHIAVKFAELVTKIDRRSGKELEKEPKFLKNGDAGLVKMIPTKPMVVETFSEYPPLGRFAVRDMRQTVAVGVIKSVEKKDPTGAKVTKAAAKKGAK; translated from the exons ATGGGTAAGGAGAAGGTTCACATCAACATTGTGGTCATTGGCCATGTCGACTCTGGGAAGTCAACTACCACGGGACATCTCATCTACAAGCTCGGTGGTATTGACAAGCGTGTGATTGAGAGGTTTGAGAAGGAAGCTGCCGAGATGAACAAGAGATCCTTCAAGTATGCATGGGTGCTTGACAAGCTCAAGGCTGAGCGTGAGCGTGGTATCACCATTGATATTGCCTTGTGGAAGTTCGAAACTACCAAATACTACTGCACTGTCATTGATGCTCCTGGTCACCGTGACTtcattaagaacatgattacgGGTACTTCTCAGGCAGATTGTGCTGTGCTCATCATCGATTCAACCACCGGTGGTTTTGAGGCAGGTATTTCCAAGGATGGTCAAACTCGTGAGCATGCACTTCTGGCTTTCACGCTTGGAGTTAAGCAAATGATCTGCTGCTGTAACAAG aTGGATGCCACCACTCCCAAGTACTCCAAGGCAAGGTATGATGAAATTGTGAAGGAAGTTTCTTCCTACTTGAAGAAGGTTGGGTACAACCCTGATAAGATTCCTTTTGTTCCGATCTCTGGTTTCGAGGGTGACAACATGATCGAGAGGTCCGCCAATCTTGACTGGTACAAAGGACCCACCCTCCTGGAAGCTCTGGACTTGATACAAGAGCCCAAGAGGCCCTCCGACAAACCTCTCCGTCTCCCTCTGCAAGACGTATACAAGATTGGCGGTATTGGTACTGTCCCTGTGGGAAGAGTGGAAACTGGTGTCATCAAACCAGGCATGGTTGTTACCTTTGGTCCAACAGGGCTGACAACTGAGGTCAAGTCTGTTGAAATGCACCATGAGGCCCTCCCTGAAGCGCTCCCCGGTGACAATGTTGGCTTCAACGTTAAGAATGTTGCTGTTAAAGATCTCAAGCGTGGTTTCGTTGCATCCAACTCAAAGGATGATCCTGCTAAGGAAGCTGCGAATTTCACATCCCAAGTCATTATCATGAACCACCCTGGCCAGATCGGCAACGGTTACGCCCCCGTTCTTGATTGCCACACTTCTCACATCGCTGTGAAATTTGCAGAGCTTGTTACCAAGATTGACCGGCGATCTGGCAAGGAGCTCGAGAAAGAGCCTAAATTCTTGAAGAATGGTGATGCTGGGCTTGTCAAGATGATTCCCACAAAACCCATGGTTGTGGAGACCTTCTCTGAGTACCCACCATTGGGACGTTTTGCAGTTAGGGACATGCGTCAGACTGTTGCTGTTGGTGTGATCAAGAGTGTGGAAAAGAAAGACCCGACTGGAGCTAAGGTGACGAAGGCAGCGGCCAAGAAGGGTGCCAAGTGA
- the LOC140829989 gene encoding small ubiquitin-related modifier 2-like: MGGNENQKLPLENPHDRRVKLCFKAQDGTEAYYKFNADTKLQKLLVSYCKENNLEYKDLRFLYQGKRLAANRTPAELDMHDEDEIDVMLHQHGGG, from the exons ATGGGTGGAAATGAGAATCAGAAGCTGCCTCTGGAGAATCCACACGACCGTCGGGTTAAGCTTTGTTTCAAGGCTCAG GATGGAACTGAAGCTTACTACAAATTCAATGCCGACACCAAATTGCAAAAACTATTGGTTAGTTACTGCAAAGAAAATAATTTGgagtataaagatttgaggttcTTGTACCAAGGCAAGAGACTCGCTGCTAACCGAACTCCTGCCGAG CTTGACATGCACGATGAAGACGAAATCGATGTAATGCTCCATCAGCATGGAGGCGGGTGA
- the LOC140829454 gene encoding ER lumen protein-retaining receptor has product MNLFRLAGDMTHLASVLVLLLKIHTIKSCAGISLKTQELYAIVFATRYLDLFVDFISLYNTLMKLIFLGSSFSIVWYIRKHKIVRRSYDKDQDTFRHYFLLLPCFLLALIIHEKFTFREVFWAFSLYLEAVAILPQLVLLQRTRNIDNLTGQYVVLLGAYRGLYILNWIYRYFTEPHYTHWITWVSGIVQTLLYADFFYYYFQSWKNNVKLELPA; this is encoded by the exons ATGAATTTATTTAGGTTAGCTGGAGACATGACCCATTTGGCCAGTGTCCTTGTTTTACTCCTCAAGATTCACACTATTAAATCTTGTGCGG GCATTTCTCTGAAGACTCAGGAGCTCTATGCTATTGTGTTTGCTACTCGCTATTTGGATCTCTTTGTAGACTTCATCTCACTCTATAACACGCTAATGAAGTTAATATTTTTGGGAAGCTCCTTTTCAATTGTTTGGTACATAAGGAAGCACAAGATCGTTCGCAGATCCTATGACAAAGACCAGGATACTTTTCGTCATTATTTCCTTCTGCTGCCCTGTTTTTTACTAGCTCTGATAATACATGAAAAATTTACTTTCAGAGAG GTATTTTGGGCATTTTCCTTGTACCTGGAAGCTGTTGCTATTCTTCCTCAGCTAGTCTTGCTGCAGAGAACAAGAAATATCGACAACTTGACTGGACAATATGTTGTTCTTCTGGG AGCCTACCGAGGATTGTACATTTTGAACTGGATTTATCGCTACTTCACCGAACCACACTATACACACTGGATAA CTTGGGTCTCAGGAATTGTTCAGACACTACTTTATGCTGATTTCTTCTACTACTATTTCCAAAG CTGGAAAAACAACGTAAAGCTCGAATTACCTGCTTGA
- the LOC140829990 gene encoding PLASMODESMATA CALLOSE-BINDING PROTEIN 1-like, producing MAVAVFKVVLLLLLVCSSTEYSAAAATWCVAKSDASDQALQVALDYACGGGADCAPLQSSGLCYLPNTVQAHASYAFNSYYQRKGSPPGSCSFAGTAFIAQTDPSYGSCVYPSSPSTAGGLIAPGGTTTPGSTPNTIRPMSPPGTPQPLYGNGGGFTPDMGTLLPDSPKANASPNSLFKTLLSSASTFLLSILFILQNYIHLKLV from the exons ATGGCAGTAGCTGTGTTTAAAGTggtgctgctgctgctgttagTGTGCAGCTCCACCGAATACTCTGCGGCCGCAGCTACATGGTGTGTAGCGAAGAGTGACGCCAGCGATCAGGCTTTGCAAGTTGCTCTTGATTATGCATGTGGAGGTGGTGCTGATTGTGCTCCACTCCAATCTTCTGGCCTTTGTTATCTGCCAAACACGGTGCAAGCTCATGCCTCGTATGCCTTCAACAGTTATTACCAGCGAAAGGGGAGCCCCCCTGGTTCTTGTTCTTTTGCCGGCACTGCCTTCATAGCTCAAACCGACCCAA GTTATGGATCTTGTGTTTATCCATCATCTCCAAG CACCGCGGGAGGCCTTATTGCACCAGGAGGCACAACGACACCTGGCTCGACTCCTAATACGATTCGACCAATGTCACCACCCGGAACACCACAGCCTCTATATGGAAATGGAGGGGGATTCACACCTGACATGGGAACACTACTCCCCGATTCCCCCAAGGCTAATGCTTCGCCTAACTCTTTGTTTAAGACACTCTTGTCCTCGGCCAGTACTTTCTTGTTAAGTATTTTGTTCATTCTTCAAAACTACATTCACTTAAAACTTGTTTAG
- the LOC140829455 gene encoding uncharacterized protein translates to MVHFVKLRSFSGLLPEGCWSVLKCFLLFCCLISITNANLGDNILEREDLYSATVLVEARAMPEFPLSANRPLSWEPHRKHPNPYVAPAQSPGYDHFVISAPHSSSRLSKPLMEKSVSVPASTSLPAPHLLEVAPTQAEPNTMPTGLSQPPLSPSISNCCGPDTVLKRESRGCHCVYPLKLDILLLNVSSNPNWNLVLDQFASQLGLLVSQIDLINFYMVSVSGLNISMDITPHTGISFSASEVTKINSSLLMHKVHLDPALVGDYRLLNITWFKPMVSFQAPLSAASPVVAPPNRPSGPAAVNTNREKPPSLVLVIAIGALILIIAVISMVIVCLCVSQKEKNVEPPKETVKQRTLETILAGVSLRHPTSARILAYDELKEATNNFASASILGEGGFGRVFKGVLSDGTPVAIKKLSSGGQQGDKEFLVEVEMLSRLHHRNLVKLVGYYSNRDSSQNLLCYELVSNGSLEAWLHGPLGLNCPLDWDTRMKIALDAARGLAYLHEDSQPCVIHRDFKASNILLENNFHAKVSDFGLAKQAPEGRTNYLSTRVMGTFGYVAPEYAMTGHLLVKSDVYSYGVVLLELLTGRKPVDMSQPTGQENLVTWARPILRDKDRLEELADPKLDSKYPKEDFIRVCTIAAACVAPEANQRPTMGEVVQSLKMVQRVTEYQDSAIANSNNVPNLRQSSTTFESDGASSMFSSGHYSGLSVLDNENISRTAVFSEDLQEGR, encoded by the exons ATGGTGCACTTCGTGAAATTGCGGTCCTTTTCCG GGTTGCTACCAGAGGGCTGTTGGTCTGTCCTTAAatgttttcttctcttttgctGTTTGATATCCATCACCAATGCAAATTTAGGAGATAATATATTAGAAAGAGAAGATTTGTATTCAGCCACAGTTCTTGTGGAAGCACGAGCTATGCCTGAGTTTCCACTATCTGCCAATAGACCTCTTTCCTGGGAACCTCATCGAAAACATCCGAATCCTTATGTTGCACCTGCTCAGTCGCCTGGCTATGATCATTTTGTGATTTCTGCTCCCCATTCTAGTTCTCGTCTGTCCAAACCATTAATGGAAAAGAGTGTATCAGTGCCTGCCAGCACTAGCCTTCCAGCTCCTCACCTGTTAGAGGTTGCGCCAACTCAAGCTGAACCTAATACTATGCCCACCGGCTTATCTCAGCCTCCACTTTCTCCAAGCATCTCTA ATTGTTGTGGACCAGACACAGTACTAAAACGGGAGAGCCGGGGGTGCCACTGTGTTTATCCATTAAAGCTTGATATTCTATTGTTGAATGTCTCTTCTAACCCCAATTGGAATCTTGTTCTAGATCAGTTTGCTTCTCAACTTGGTTTGTTGGTTTCACAGATTGACCTTATCAACTTTTATATGGTCAGCGTATCTGGCCTTAATATATCGATGGATATCACTCCACACACTGGTATCAGTTTTTCTGCCAGTGAAGTTACTAAAATAAACTCCTCACTGTTGATGCACAAGGTCCATTTAGATCCTGCTTTAGTGGGCGATTATCGGCTTCTTAATATAACGTGGTTCAAACCCATGGTATCTTTTCAAG CTCCGCTATCTGCTGCATCTCCAGTCGTAGCACCACCTAACCGTCCATCAGGTCCCGCAGCCGTCAATACAAACAGAGAAAAACCACCAAGCTTAGTTCTTGTCATCGCAATTGGAGCTCTAATCCTGATTATTGCTGTCATCTCTATGGTTATAGTTTGCTTGTGCGTATCTCAGAAAGAGAAGAACGTGGAACCTCCTAAAGAAACAG TAAAACAAAGGACTCTGGAAACAATTCTGGCTGGGGTATCTCTTCGCCACCCAACAAGTGCTCGGATTCTCGCATATGATGAACTAAAAGAGGCCACCAATAACTTTGCTTCTGCTAGTATCCTTGGGGAGGGTGGCTTTGGTAGGGTTTTCAAGGGTGTTTTAAGTGATGGCACACCTGTAGCCATAAAGAAGCTTAGTAGTGGTGGACAACAAGGGGATAAAGAGTTCTTAGTTGAGGTTGAGATGCTTAGTAGACTGCATCACCGTAACTTGGTAAAACTTGTTGGTTACTACAGTAATCGAGACTCCTCTCAAAACCTACTTTGTTACGAGCTAGTTTCAAATGGAAGTCTTGAGGCATGGCTCCATG GACCCTTGGGATTAAATTGCCCACTtgattgggatactagaatgaAAATTGCTCTTGATGCTGCTAGAGGGCTTGCATACTTGCACGAGGACTCTCAACCTTGCGTAATTCATAGAGATTTCAAGGCATCAAATATATTACTTGAGAACAACTTCCATGCTAAAGTTTCTGATTTTGGCCTTGCAAAACAGGCTCCTGAGGGTCGGACTAACTACCTTTCCACCCGTGTTATGGGAACTTTTGG TTATGTCGCGCCTGAGTATGCCATGACTGGTCACCTTTTGGTAAAGAGTGATGTTTACAGTTACGGAGTGGTTCTTCTTGAACTGCTGACTGGGAGAAAGCCTGTAGATATGTCGCAACCCACCGGCCAAGAGAACCTTGTGACATGG GCGAGGCCAATACTGAGAGATAAGGATCGACTGGAAGAACTTGCTGATCCAAAACTTGATAGTAAGTACCCAAAGGAGGATTTTATTCGGGTTTGCACCATTGCAGCTGCTTGTGTAGCCCCTGAGGCTAACCAACGGCCAACCATGGGTGAAGTGGTACAATCCCTCAAAATGGTGCAACGAGTTACTGAATATCAGGATTCTGCCATAGCAAATTCCAATAACGTACCCAATCTTAGGCAGTCATCTACGACCTTCGAATCTGATGGTGCGTCATCAATGTTTTCGTCTGGTCATTACTCAGGTTTGAGTGTCTTGGATAACGAAAATATATCTAGAACTGCTGTGTTTTCTGAAGATCTTCAGGAGGGTCGATGA
- the LOC140829458 gene encoding F-box protein At2g02240-like, with the protein MDPFARLPEGCISEILSFTSPLDASRSSIVSKEFGSAVESDAVWERFLPSEYQEIVSESISPLRYATKKELYFHLCHSPILVDGGKMSFSLHKRDGKKCFMVGARQLQISWKGCWDFIPHTNSRFAEVARLRSVGWIHIQGRIKARILSKNAHYAAYLVFWLEKMDGLKSSSTVVRFIDDENTRSEHKECRETGKMAKMRDDGWMEIEMGKFYNKNEDYDGEIEVWLIEINNPHGKFGLMVEGIEFRPI; encoded by the exons ATGGACCCTTTTGCGAGGTTGCCTGAGGGATGCATTTCTGAGATCCTATCATTTACATCCCCTTTGGATGCTTCAAGATCATCAATTGTATCGAAAGAATTCGGATCGGCAGTCGAGTCGGACGCTGTTTGGGAGAGATTTTTGCCATCTGAATATCAAGAAATTGTCTCTGAATCGATTTCTCCTCTCAGATACGCCACCAAGAAAGAGTTGTATTTCCATCTCTGTCACTCTCCTATTCTTGTTGATGGAGGAAAAATG AGCTTTTCCCTTCACAAGAGAGATGGGAAGAAATGCTTTATGGTTGGAGCAAGACAACTTCAAATTTCATGGAAAGGTTGTTGGGATTTCATTCCACACACCAACTCCAG ATTTGCAGAAGTCGCGAGGCTACGATCTGTAGGTTGGATCCATATCCAAGGAAGAATAAAAGCTAGAATTCTGTCAAAGAATGCCCATTATGCTGCATATTTAGTGTTTTGGCTTGAGAAGATGGATGGCCTTAAATCATCAAGCACGGTAGTAAGATTCATCGACGACGAAAATACGAGGAGCGAGCACAAAGAATGTCGAGAAACTGGGAAAATGGCAAAAATGAGAGATGATGGATGGATGGAGATTGAAATGGGAAAGTTTTACAATAAGAATGAGGATTATGATGGTGAAATAGAGGTCTGGTTGATTGAGATTAATAATCCCCATGGAAAGTTTGGACTTATGGTCGAAGGCATTGAGTTTAGGCCCATATAG